The proteins below are encoded in one region of Triticum aestivum cultivar Chinese Spring chromosome 1B, IWGSC CS RefSeq v2.1, whole genome shotgun sequence:
- the LOC123123906 gene encoding uncharacterized protein, whose protein sequence is MAVAGIEGKPLRLKDLLELDCDSCSAAGFRCYPRHLCVPAAAPLRARHNALHEAAEAPRGLGRSPSLRHPLLSIRTLSRRLRDGFSWRRREEEEEAAPVPAVSGGSSSSSSDSESSESGSSTERKSESDFSASSTESLHAGVTTGTACTREEDKEAMGRGSKEADDKEQLSPVAVMDFPFDDDYEDDAVEEEGRVGGTGACSTSFSDSLAQLHQRRNIQMHYKIRRRFGSVVEVGAVDLDESFAASDSDVLGSVLVQQPEYFCSDTGAATAPSCPEGHRSVDVCQDPDEHNLLGTVSAVCASERLLLDFFAETRRNRTSKNFEAAARMAEGWIQGTGARWGLKEVLCGREHLVAEMDRSQRWPARLGEVEEEREIGVVVAGLFIDELVADLVTDLFL, encoded by the exons ATGGCGGTGGCCGGCATCGAGGGTAAGCCGCTGAGGCTGAAGGATCTCCTGGAGCTGGACTGCGACTCGTGCAGCGCCGCCGGCTTCCGCTGCTACCCGCGCCATCTCTGCGTCCCGGCCGCGGCGCCGCTGCGAGCGCGCCACAACGCCCTCCACGAGGCGGCCGAGGCGCCTCGCGGCCTCGGGCGATCGCCCTCCCTGCGCCACCCCTTGCTCTCGATCAGGACCCTCTCGCGCCGGCTCAGGGACGGCTTCAGCTGGAGGCgccgggaggaggaagaggaggcggcaCCGGTGCCCGccgtgagcggcggcagcagcagcagcagttccgACTCGGAGTCGTCGGAGTCGGGGTCGTCGACCGAGAGGAAATCCGAGTCCGACTTCTCAGCAAGCTCCACAGAGAGCCTGCACGCCGGCGTCACCACCGGCACCGCCTGCACGAGGGAAGAAGATAAGGAG GCGATGGGTAGGGGATCCAAGGAGGCGGACGACAAGGAGCAGCTCAGCCCGGTGGCGGTCATGGACTTCCCGTTCGACGACGACTACGAGGACGACGCCGTGGAAGAGGAAGGGAGGGTCGGCGGCACCGGCGCGTGCTCGACCTCTTTCAGCGACAGCCTCGCGCAGCTTCACCAGA GGAGAAATATACAGATGCACTACAAGATCAGACGACGGTTCGGGAGCGTCGTGGAGGTCGGAGCCGTGGATCTCGACGAAAGCTTCGCCGCCTCGGACTCCGACGTCCTCGGCAGCGTCCTGGTACAGCAGCCAGAGTATTTCTGCTCCGACACCGGTGCAGCAACGGCACCGTCATGTCCCGAGGGTCACCGGAGCGTCGACGTATGCCAAGATCCCGACGAGCACAACCTCCTTGGCACCGTCTCCGCGGTCTGCGCCTCCGAGCGGCTCCTACTCGACTTCTTCGCCGAGACGCGAAGGAACCGCACGTCGAAAAACTTTGAAGCCGCGGCGAGAATGGCCGAGGGATGGATCCAAGGCACGGGGGCTCGGTGGGGTCTCAAGGAGGTATTGTGCGGCCGGGAGCACCTTGTTGCGGAGATGGACCGGAGCCAACGGTGGCCAGCACGCCTTGGAGAGGTGGAAGAGGAGCGTGAGATCGGCGTGGTAGTGGCTGGCTTGTTCATCGACGAGCTGGTGGCCGACCTGGTCACGGATCTGTTTCTGTAG